A part of Rattus rattus isolate New Zealand chromosome 4, Rrattus_CSIRO_v1, whole genome shotgun sequence genomic DNA contains:
- the Dusp28 gene encoding dual specificity phosphatase 28 → MGTSEAAQPPFARVAPALFIGNARAAGATELLVRAGITLCVNVSRQQPGPRAPGVAELRVPVFDDPAEDLLTHLEPTCAAMEAAVRDGGSCLVYCKNGRSRSAAVCTAYLMRHRGHSLDCAFQMVKSARPVAEPNLGFWAQLQKYEQTLQAQAILPQEPTDPE, encoded by the exons ATGGGCACCTCTGAGGCCGCACAGCCGCCGTTTGCGCGCGTCGCCCCGGCGCTCTTCATCGGGAATGCGCGAGCCGCGGGTGCGACGGAGCTGTTGGTGCGCGCGGGCATCACTCTGTGCGTCAACGTCTCCCGCCAGCAGCCCGGGCCGCGCGCACCCGGAGTGGCCGAGCTGCGCGTACCCGTGTTCGACGACCCAGCTGAGGACCTGCTGACACACCTGGAGCCCACTTGTGCCGCCATGGAAGCCGCGGTGCGCGACGGCGGCTCCTGCCTCGTGTACTGCAAGAACGGCCGCAGTCGCTCAGCCGCCGTTTGCACCGCCTACCTAATGCGGCACCGTGGCCACAGCCTAGATTGCGCCTTCCAG ATGGTGAAGAGCGCCCGCCCGGTAGCCGAGCCCAATTTGGGTTTCTGGGCTCAACTGCAGAAGTATGAACAGACCCTTCAGGCTCAAGCCATCCTGCCCCAGGAACCCACTGATCCGGAGTAA